In a single window of the Streptomyces cinnabarinus genome:
- the pgi gene encoding glucose-6-phosphate isomerase — translation MNQDGRTRLNQTPEWTALAKHREQLGEVRLRELFAAEPGRGSGYTLQVGDLHIDYSKHLVTDETLRLLRELAVATDVFGLRDAMFRGDRINITEDRAVLHTALRAPREAVVEVDGENVVPGVHAVLDKMSGFADRVRSGAWTGHTGKRIKNIVNIGIGGSDLGPAMAYEVLRSFTDRELTVRFVSNVDGADLHEATRDLDAAETLFIIASKTFTTIETITNATSARNWLLGELKAGQEAVARHFVALSTNTEKVTEFGIDPANMFEFWDWVGGRYSYDSAIGLSLMIAIGPDRFREMLDGFRLVDEHFRTAPAESNVPLLLGLLGIWYGNFHDAQSHAVLPYSHYLSKFTAYLQQLDMESNGKYVGRDGLPVEWQTGPVVWGTPGTNGQHAYYQLIHQGTKLIPADFIGFAEPVAEMSEELKAQHDLLMANFFAQTQALAFGKTPEEVRAEGVPDELVAHKTFQGNHPTTTILARELTPSVLGQLVALYEHKVFVQGAVWNIDSFDQWGVELGKVLAKRVEPALTEGAEVPGLDASTKALVAKYRELRGR, via the coding sequence ATGAACCAAGACGGCCGTACCCGGCTCAACCAGACGCCCGAATGGACCGCACTGGCCAAGCATCGCGAGCAGCTCGGCGAGGTGAGGCTACGCGAGCTGTTCGCCGCCGAGCCCGGCCGCGGCTCCGGGTACACGCTGCAGGTCGGCGACCTGCACATCGACTACTCCAAGCACCTCGTCACCGACGAGACGCTGCGCCTGCTGCGCGAGCTGGCCGTCGCCACCGATGTGTTCGGGCTGCGCGACGCCATGTTCCGCGGTGACCGCATCAACATCACCGAGGACCGGGCGGTCCTGCACACCGCGCTGCGCGCTCCGCGCGAGGCGGTCGTCGAGGTCGACGGCGAGAACGTGGTGCCTGGTGTGCACGCGGTCCTCGACAAGATGAGCGGCTTCGCCGACCGGGTCCGCTCCGGCGCCTGGACCGGCCACACCGGCAAGCGCATCAAGAACATCGTCAACATCGGCATCGGCGGCTCCGACCTCGGCCCCGCCATGGCCTATGAGGTGCTGCGGTCCTTCACCGACCGCGAGCTGACGGTCCGTTTCGTCTCCAATGTGGACGGCGCCGATCTGCACGAGGCCACCCGCGACCTGGACGCGGCGGAGACGCTGTTCATCATCGCCTCCAAGACCTTCACCACCATCGAGACCATCACCAACGCGACCTCGGCGCGCAACTGGCTGCTGGGGGAGCTGAAGGCCGGCCAGGAAGCCGTCGCCCGGCACTTCGTGGCGCTGTCCACGAACACCGAGAAGGTGACGGAGTTCGGTATCGACCCGGCGAACATGTTCGAGTTCTGGGACTGGGTCGGCGGCCGCTACTCCTACGACTCGGCGATCGGCCTCTCCCTGATGATCGCCATCGGCCCGGACCGCTTCCGTGAGATGCTCGACGGCTTCCGGCTGGTCGACGAGCACTTCAGGACCGCCCCCGCCGAGTCCAATGTGCCGCTGCTGCTGGGCCTGCTGGGCATCTGGTACGGCAACTTCCACGACGCCCAGTCGCACGCGGTGCTGCCGTACAGCCACTACCTGTCGAAGTTCACGGCGTATCTCCAGCAGCTCGACATGGAGTCCAACGGCAAGTACGTCGGGCGGGACGGGCTGCCGGTGGAATGGCAGACCGGGCCGGTGGTGTGGGGCACTCCGGGCACCAACGGGCAGCACGCGTACTACCAGTTGATCCATCAGGGCACCAAGCTGATCCCGGCGGACTTCATCGGGTTCGCTGAGCCGGTCGCCGAGATGAGCGAGGAACTCAAGGCGCAGCACGACCTGCTGATGGCGAACTTCTTCGCCCAGACCCAGGCGCTGGCCTTCGGCAAGACACCGGAGGAGGTCCGCGCGGAGGGAGTGCCGGACGAACTGGTCGCCCACAAGACGTTCCAGGGCAACCACCCGACGACCACGATTCTCGCCCGTGAGCTGACGCCGTCCGTGCTCGGCCAGCTCGTCGCGCTCTACGAGCACAAGGTGTTCGTCCAGGGCGCCGTCTGGAACATCGACTCCTTCGACCAGTGGGGCGTGGAGCTCGGCAAGGTCCTCGCCAAGCGCGTCGAGCCCGCGCTGACCGAGGGCGCCGAGGTACCGGGCCTCGACGCCTCCACCAAGGCGCTGGTCGCCAAGTACCGCGAGCTGCGCGGGCGGTGA
- a CDS encoding MFS transporter, whose amino-acid sequence MAAVETGDARAPAWRGGFGRLWSAAVLSSFGDALRTAALPLLAATLTDRPLLIAAVTACGYLPWIVFGLLGGAVADRVDQRRAMWTVDAVRGLLVAAFALAVALGHASIGLLIALAFALTTLQTLFDNASTALLPALVDRAELGGANARLMTGQRVAGGLLGAPVVPLLLAAGAAVPFAADAVTFLVAAALMASLRTAPPSRKPGPAGSTLRREIAEGLRALWRDRALRGLCAATALCNIGMGALIATLVLLVTGWLDAGNTGYAVAMTAYTVGSLTGGLAGGALVTRVGRVRAVLLAGTVQIGALLAMGSIRHPAALAVALAVFGFMGMVWNVNTMTLMQQRTPADLLGRVSSAFRTLGVAGAPLGALLGGAAATAWGLNSPALLAAAFFVLSVLALIPVLKVDVLVVAPHDDSTTAHVTR is encoded by the coding sequence GTGGCGGCGGTCGAGACGGGGGACGCGCGCGCACCGGCGTGGCGCGGTGGTTTCGGACGACTGTGGAGCGCCGCCGTGCTCTCCAGCTTCGGCGACGCGCTGCGTACGGCCGCGCTGCCGCTGCTCGCCGCGACCCTGACGGACCGGCCCCTGCTCATCGCCGCGGTGACCGCCTGCGGCTATCTGCCCTGGATCGTCTTCGGACTGCTGGGCGGCGCCGTCGCCGACCGGGTGGACCAGCGGCGCGCGATGTGGACCGTGGACGCGGTACGCGGACTGCTGGTCGCCGCGTTTGCCCTGGCCGTCGCGCTCGGACACGCCTCGATCGGCCTGCTGATCGCGCTGGCCTTCGCCCTGACCACACTCCAGACCCTGTTCGACAACGCCTCGACGGCCCTGCTGCCCGCACTGGTGGACCGCGCCGAACTGGGCGGCGCCAACGCCCGGCTGATGACCGGACAGCGGGTCGCCGGCGGACTGCTGGGCGCCCCCGTGGTGCCGCTGCTGCTCGCGGCCGGGGCGGCGGTGCCCTTCGCGGCCGACGCGGTCACCTTCCTGGTGGCCGCCGCGCTGATGGCCTCGCTGCGCACCGCGCCGCCGTCGCGCAAGCCCGGACCCGCGGGCAGCACCTTGCGCCGGGAGATCGCCGAAGGACTGCGCGCCCTGTGGCGGGACCGGGCCCTGCGCGGCCTGTGCGCCGCGACCGCCCTGTGCAACATCGGCATGGGCGCCCTCATCGCAACGCTGGTCCTCCTGGTGACGGGCTGGCTGGACGCCGGCAACACCGGATACGCGGTCGCCATGACGGCGTACACGGTCGGCAGCCTGACCGGCGGTCTCGCCGGGGGCGCGCTCGTCACCCGGGTCGGGCGGGTGCGGGCGGTGCTGCTCGCCGGGACGGTGCAGATCGGCGCGCTCCTGGCGATGGGTTCGATACGTCATCCGGCCGCCCTGGCCGTCGCCTTGGCCGTGTTCGGGTTCATGGGGATGGTGTGGAACGTCAACACCATGACCCTGATGCAGCAGCGCACCCCGGCCGACCTGCTGGGCCGGGTGAGCTCGGCGTTCAGAACGCTCGGGGTCGCCGGGGCCCCGCTGGGCGCGCTGCTCGGCGGAGCGGCCGCCACCGCCTGGGGACTCAACAGTCCCGCCCTGCTCGCGGCCGCGTTCTTCGTCCTGTCCGTCCTCGCGCTGATACCTGTGCTCAAGGTGGACGTACTTGTTGTTGCCCCGCACGACGACAGCACGACAGCTCACGTCACCCGCTGA
- a CDS encoding RNA polymerase-binding protein RbpA translates to MGEAERGESAPRLRISFWCSNGHETQPSFASDAQVPDTWDCPRCGFPAGQDRDNPPDPPRTEPYKTHLAYVRERRSDADGEAILAEALAKLRGEI, encoded by the coding sequence ATGGGCGAGGCCGAGCGCGGCGAGTCCGCGCCCCGGTTGCGCATCTCCTTCTGGTGCTCCAACGGGCACGAGACCCAGCCCAGCTTCGCCAGCGACGCGCAGGTCCCCGACACCTGGGACTGCCCGCGCTGCGGCTTCCCCGCCGGGCAGGACCGGGACAACCCGCCGGACCCGCCGCGCACCGAGCCCTACAAGACGCACCTGGCGTATGTACGGGAGCGGCGCAGCGACGCGGACGGCGAGGCGATCCTCGCCGAGGCGCTCGCCAAACTGCGCGGCGAGATCTAG
- the secG gene encoding preprotein translocase subunit SecG — translation MGFSIALIVFSGLLMLLVLMHKGKGGGLSDMFGGGMQSSVGGSSVAERNLDRITVVVGLLWFACIVVLGLLMKVNN, via the coding sequence ATGGGGTTCTCGATCGCCCTGATCGTGTTCAGCGGGCTGCTGATGCTGCTGGTGCTGATGCACAAGGGCAAGGGCGGCGGCCTCTCCGACATGTTCGGTGGCGGCATGCAGTCGTCCGTCGGCGGCTCCTCGGTCGCCGAGCGCAACCTCGACCGGATCACCGTCGTGGTCGGTCTGCTCTGGTTCGCCTGCATTGTCGTGCTCGGCCTTCTGATGAAGGTGAACAACTGA
- the tpiA gene encoding triose-phosphate isomerase yields the protein MSTRTPLMAGNWKMNLNHLEAIAHVQKLAFALADKDYEAVEVAVLPPFTDLRSVQTLVDGDKLKIKYGAQDISAQDSGAYTGEISGPMLAKLKCTYVAIGHSERRQYHNETDEIVNAKVKAAYKHGLTPILCVGEELDVREAGNHVSHTLAQVEGGLKDLPAEQAETIVIAYEPVWAIGTGKVCGAGDAQEVCAAIRGKLAELYSQGVADKIRIQYGGSVKSGNVAEIMAQADIDGALVGGASLDADEFVKIVRFRDQ from the coding sequence ATGAGCACCCGTACGCCGCTGATGGCGGGCAACTGGAAGATGAACCTCAACCACCTTGAGGCCATCGCCCACGTCCAGAAGCTCGCCTTCGCCCTCGCGGACAAGGACTACGAGGCCGTCGAGGTCGCCGTCCTGCCGCCCTTCACCGACCTGCGCTCCGTGCAGACCCTGGTCGACGGCGACAAGCTGAAGATCAAGTACGGCGCCCAGGACATCTCGGCGCAGGACTCCGGCGCCTACACCGGCGAGATCTCCGGCCCGATGCTGGCCAAGCTGAAGTGCACGTACGTGGCCATCGGCCACTCCGAGCGCCGCCAGTACCACAACGAGACCGACGAGATCGTCAACGCCAAGGTCAAGGCCGCCTACAAGCACGGCCTGACCCCGATCCTGTGCGTCGGCGAGGAGCTGGACGTCCGCGAGGCGGGCAACCACGTCTCCCACACCCTCGCCCAGGTCGAGGGCGGTCTGAAGGACCTCCCGGCCGAGCAGGCCGAGACCATCGTGATCGCCTACGAGCCCGTCTGGGCCATCGGTACCGGCAAGGTCTGCGGCGCCGGGGACGCCCAGGAGGTCTGCGCGGCCATTCGCGGCAAGCTCGCCGAGCTGTACTCGCAGGGCGTGGCCGACAAGATCCGCATCCAGTACGGCGGCTCGGTGAAGTCCGGCAACGTCGCCGAGATCATGGCGCAGGCCGACATCGACGGCGCCCTGGTCGGCGGTGCCTCGCTCGACGCCGACGAGTTCGTCAAGATCGTGCGCTTCCGCGACCAGTGA
- a CDS encoding phosphoglycerate kinase, whose product MKTIDELLAEGVAGKRVFVRADLNVPLDGTTITDDGRIRAVLPTVKALAEAGARVVVASHLGRPKGAPDPAFTLAPAAARLGELLGAEVAFATDTVGESATATVAGLADGRVAVIENLRFNAGETSKDDAERDAFAGQLAALADIYVGDGFGAVHRKHASVYDLPGKLPHYAGYLIATEVGVLKKLTDEVQRPYAVALGGSKVSDKLAVIDQLLGKADRILIGGGMAFTFLKAKGYEVGTSLLQEDQIPAVTEYLERAEKLGVELVLPVDVVVSPGFPDLKAKAPTEHSAVDADKMPEGQLGLDIGPRTGELYAAKLTDAATVFWNGPMGVFEHPDYAEGTRAVAQALVDSDGFTVVGGGDSAAAVRTLGFDENAFGHISTGGGASLEYLEGKTLPGLAALED is encoded by the coding sequence ATGAAGACGATCGACGAACTTCTCGCCGAAGGCGTCGCAGGCAAGCGGGTCTTCGTCCGCGCCGACCTGAACGTGCCGCTGGATGGCACCACGATCACCGACGACGGCCGTATCCGCGCCGTCCTGCCCACCGTCAAGGCCCTCGCCGAGGCGGGCGCCCGCGTGGTCGTGGCCTCCCACCTGGGCCGCCCCAAGGGCGCCCCGGACCCGGCCTTCACTCTTGCCCCGGCCGCCGCGCGGCTCGGTGAACTCCTCGGCGCCGAGGTGGCCTTCGCGACCGACACGGTCGGGGAGTCCGCCACCGCCACGGTCGCCGGACTCGCCGACGGCCGCGTCGCGGTCATCGAGAACCTGCGCTTCAACGCCGGCGAGACCAGCAAGGACGACGCCGAGCGCGACGCCTTCGCCGGGCAGCTCGCCGCCCTCGCCGACATCTACGTCGGTGACGGCTTCGGCGCGGTGCACCGCAAGCACGCCTCGGTGTACGACCTCCCCGGCAAGCTGCCGCACTACGCCGGCTACCTCATCGCCACCGAGGTCGGTGTGCTGAAGAAGCTCACCGACGAGGTCCAGCGGCCCTACGCCGTGGCCCTCGGCGGCTCCAAGGTCTCCGACAAGCTGGCCGTCATCGACCAGCTGCTCGGCAAGGCCGACCGCATCCTCATCGGCGGCGGCATGGCCTTCACCTTCCTCAAGGCCAAGGGCTACGAGGTCGGCACCTCGCTGCTCCAGGAGGACCAGATCCCGGCCGTCACCGAGTACCTGGAGCGCGCCGAGAAGCTGGGCGTCGAGCTGGTGCTCCCGGTCGACGTCGTGGTCTCCCCGGGCTTCCCGGACCTGAAGGCCAAGGCGCCCACCGAGCACTCGGCCGTCGACGCGGACAAGATGCCCGAGGGCCAGCTCGGCCTGGACATCGGCCCGAGGACCGGCGAGCTGTACGCCGCCAAGCTCACCGACGCCGCGACCGTCTTCTGGAACGGTCCCATGGGCGTCTTCGAGCACCCCGACTACGCCGAGGGCACCAGGGCGGTCGCCCAGGCCCTCGTCGACTCGGACGGATTCACCGTCGTCGGCGGCGGAGACTCCGCCGCAGCCGTGCGCACGCTCGGCTTCGACGAGAACGCATTCGGCCACATCTCGACCGGTGGCGGCGCCTCCCTCGAATACCTCGAGGGCAAGACGCTCCCCGGCCTCGCCGCACTGGAGGACTGA
- the gap gene encoding type I glyceraldehyde-3-phosphate dehydrogenase, with amino-acid sequence MTIRVGINGFGRIGRNYFRALLEQGADIEIVAVNDLGDTATTAHLLKYDTILGRLKAEVTHTADTITVDGHTIKVLSERNPADIPWGELGVDIVIESTGIFTKKADAEKHIAGGAKKVLISAPASDEDITIVMGVNQDKYDAANHHVISNASCTTNCVAPMAKVLDENFGIVKGLMTTVHAYTNDQRILDFPHKDLRRARAAAENIIPTTTGAAKATALVLPQLKGKLDGIAMRVPVPTGSATDLVVELEREVTKDEVNAAFKKASEGELQGYLSYTEDAIVSSDIVSDPASCTFDSSLTMVQEGKSVKILGWYDNEWGYSNRLVDLTVFVGNQL; translated from the coding sequence GTGACGATCCGCGTAGGCATCAACGGCTTCGGCCGCATCGGTCGTAACTACTTCCGCGCGCTCCTGGAGCAGGGTGCTGACATCGAGATCGTGGCTGTCAACGACCTGGGTGACACCGCGACCACTGCGCATCTGCTGAAGTACGACACGATCCTGGGCCGCCTCAAGGCAGAGGTCACCCACACCGCCGACACGATCACGGTCGACGGCCACACCATCAAGGTGCTGTCCGAGCGCAACCCCGCCGACATCCCGTGGGGCGAGCTGGGCGTCGACATCGTCATCGAGTCGACGGGCATCTTCACGAAGAAGGCCGACGCCGAGAAGCACATCGCCGGCGGCGCCAAGAAGGTCCTCATCTCGGCTCCGGCCTCCGACGAGGACATCACCATCGTGATGGGCGTCAACCAGGACAAGTACGACGCGGCCAACCACCACGTCATCTCCAACGCCTCCTGCACCACCAACTGTGTGGCGCCGATGGCGAAGGTCCTCGACGAGAACTTCGGCATCGTCAAGGGTCTGATGACCACGGTCCACGCGTACACCAACGACCAGCGCATCCTGGACTTCCCGCACAAGGACCTGCGTCGCGCCCGCGCCGCCGCGGAGAACATCATTCCGACCACGACGGGTGCCGCCAAGGCCACCGCCCTGGTCCTCCCGCAGCTCAAGGGCAAGCTGGACGGCATCGCCATGCGCGTGCCGGTCCCGACGGGTTCCGCCACCGACCTGGTCGTGGAGCTCGAGCGCGAGGTCACCAAGGACGAGGTCAACGCCGCGTTCAAGAAGGCCTCCGAGGGCGAGCTTCAGGGCTACCTGTCCTACACGGAGGACGCGATCGTCTCCTCCGACATCGTCAGCGACCCGGCCTCCTGCACCTTCGACTCCTCCCTGACCATGGTCCAGGAGGGCAAGTCGGTGAAGATCCTCGGCTGGTACGACAACGAGTGGGGCTACTCCAACCGCCTCGTCGACCTCACGGTCTTCGTCGGCAACCAGCTCTGA
- a CDS encoding M14 family metallopeptidase — translation MRHRARSILAVGALLIGGASFAPIAQAQNGSSDTADPDEVKVFRAEVTKQQIPLLLAAGQDGHELSAQAPEKGTATIEVYLTDTQAEKLEKQGVELTEHTLSAKAEQRVEAAAEGVFRPYSGSGGLKEEILRAGQENPGLTKVVSIGKTVTGQDILALKLTKNAKRSEDGAKPAVLYMSNQHAREWITPEMTRRLMHHYLDNYRTDRRVKKIVDSTELWFVLSANPDGYDYTFQDDGDRQWRKNLKDVNADGVIGTGDGVDLNRNFSYKWGYDDEGSSPNPTSQTYRGDAPGSEPETKAIDALQKRIGFALGINYHSAAELLLYGVGWQVATSTPDDVLYQALAGTPDDSAIPGYHPQVSSELYTTNGEADGHAANVNGLAMFTPEMSTCQTASNVDPNDAWLPGDCRSIFTFPDDEKLIQQEFTKNVPFALSVAESAAHPDQPVSSVGRQAADFTPAPFTTSYSRGADQEISVVARKALRDKELKYRVNGGRTHDMALRPWKGGETYGGEDNLYFDEYRAKAADGDQGDRVEVWFTGETRSGKKVSSEHFTYTVAERPRADVLVVAEEGVAATQARTYVDALKANGHKAVVWDVATQGAPDALGVLGHFDTVVHYTGAGVPGNATQLQLRAFLNEGGKLIEAGEQAGGSVDLGGGNPSNDFSQYYLGAYSRTSLPGATAFEGSGELAGAQGALAGAPGNPLNAAGSYSVTSETLPADRFPQFASAGAGGYPGTVNPYGPYEGSFMAAVTHSDYAWNRLTRTVDLTSVTAADAPKLRTRMLWSTEPGYDHAVLEARTAGGDDWTTLPDLGGATSTAVPEECSAGYFIQAHPALKRYLTLGAGACTPSGTSGSWNSFTGASAGWQEVSFDLSAYAGRTVELSLGYITDPGSGGRGVLVDNASVVIAGSATQTEGFETSLGAWSTPGPPAGSPAVVKDWARVGRLFQTYGAVTTHDTVLLGFGLEHVVAPADRAALIGKALDALDG, via the coding sequence ATGAGACACAGAGCGAGATCGATCCTCGCTGTCGGCGCGCTCCTGATCGGCGGAGCGAGCTTCGCACCCATCGCCCAGGCACAGAACGGCAGTTCGGACACCGCAGACCCGGACGAGGTCAAGGTGTTCCGCGCCGAGGTCACCAAGCAGCAGATCCCGCTGTTGCTGGCCGCCGGACAGGACGGCCATGAACTCAGTGCGCAGGCGCCCGAGAAGGGCACCGCCACGATCGAGGTCTACCTCACCGACACCCAGGCCGAGAAGCTGGAGAAACAGGGCGTCGAGCTCACCGAGCACACCCTCTCCGCCAAGGCCGAGCAGCGCGTCGAGGCGGCCGCCGAGGGCGTGTTCCGTCCCTACAGCGGCAGCGGTGGCCTGAAGGAGGAGATCCTCCGGGCCGGCCAGGAGAACCCCGGCCTCACCAAGGTCGTCTCCATCGGGAAGACCGTCACCGGCCAGGACATCCTCGCGCTGAAGCTCACCAAGAACGCCAAGAGGTCCGAGGACGGCGCCAAGCCCGCCGTGCTGTACATGTCCAACCAGCACGCGCGTGAGTGGATCACCCCGGAGATGACCCGGCGGCTGATGCACCACTACCTGGACAACTACCGGACCGACCGGCGCGTCAAGAAGATCGTCGACAGCACCGAGCTGTGGTTCGTGCTCTCGGCCAACCCCGACGGCTACGACTACACCTTCCAGGACGACGGCGACCGCCAGTGGCGCAAGAACCTGAAGGACGTCAACGCCGACGGCGTCATCGGCACCGGCGACGGAGTCGACCTCAACCGCAACTTCTCCTACAAGTGGGGCTACGACGACGAGGGTTCGTCCCCCAACCCCACCAGCCAGACCTACCGCGGCGACGCCCCGGGCTCGGAGCCGGAGACCAAGGCGATCGACGCCCTCCAGAAGCGCATCGGCTTCGCACTCGGCATCAACTACCACTCGGCCGCCGAACTCCTCCTCTACGGCGTCGGCTGGCAGGTGGCCACCAGCACCCCGGACGATGTCCTCTACCAGGCACTCGCCGGAACCCCCGACGACTCCGCGATCCCGGGTTACCACCCGCAGGTCTCCTCGGAGCTGTACACCACCAACGGCGAGGCGGACGGACACGCCGCCAACGTCAACGGCCTGGCGATGTTCACCCCCGAGATGTCGACCTGCCAGACTGCCTCGAACGTCGACCCGAACGACGCCTGGCTCCCCGGCGACTGCCGGTCGATCTTCACCTTCCCGGACGACGAGAAGCTGATCCAGCAGGAGTTCACCAAGAACGTCCCGTTCGCGCTCTCCGTCGCCGAGTCCGCCGCCCACCCCGACCAGCCGGTCTCCTCCGTCGGCCGGCAGGCCGCCGACTTCACCCCGGCGCCGTTCACCACGTCGTACTCCCGCGGCGCCGACCAGGAGATCTCCGTCGTCGCACGCAAGGCGCTGCGCGACAAGGAGCTCAAGTACCGCGTCAACGGCGGCCGCACGCACGACATGGCGCTGCGGCCCTGGAAGGGCGGGGAGACCTACGGCGGTGAGGACAACCTCTACTTCGACGAGTACCGCGCCAAGGCCGCCGACGGCGACCAGGGCGACCGGGTCGAGGTCTGGTTCACCGGCGAGACCAGGAGCGGCAAGAAGGTCTCCAGCGAGCACTTCACCTACACCGTCGCCGAACGGCCGCGCGCGGACGTCCTCGTCGTGGCCGAGGAAGGCGTGGCCGCGACCCAGGCGCGGACCTACGTCGACGCGCTCAAGGCCAACGGCCACAAGGCGGTCGTCTGGGACGTCGCCACGCAGGGAGCGCCGGACGCGCTCGGCGTGCTCGGCCACTTCGACACCGTCGTCCACTACACCGGCGCCGGAGTCCCCGGCAACGCCACCCAGCTCCAGCTGCGCGCCTTCCTCAACGAGGGCGGCAAGCTGATCGAGGCCGGCGAGCAGGCGGGCGGCAGCGTCGACCTCGGCGGCGGCAACCCGTCCAACGACTTCAGCCAGTACTACCTCGGCGCCTACAGCCGTACGTCGCTGCCCGGGGCCACCGCCTTCGAGGGCTCCGGCGAACTCGCGGGCGCCCAGGGCGCGCTGGCCGGGGCGCCGGGCAACCCGCTGAACGCGGCCGGGTCCTACAGCGTCACCTCAGAGACCCTGCCCGCGGACAGGTTCCCGCAGTTCGCGAGCGCCGGAGCGGGAGGCTACCCGGGCACGGTCAACCCGTACGGCCCGTACGAGGGCAGCTTCATGGCGGCCGTCACCCACAGCGACTACGCCTGGAACCGCCTCACCCGCACCGTCGACCTCACCTCGGTGACCGCCGCGGACGCGCCCAAGCTGCGCACCCGCATGCTGTGGAGCACCGAGCCGGGCTACGACCACGCCGTACTGGAGGCCCGTACCGCGGGTGGTGACGACTGGACCACGCTGCCGGACCTGGGCGGCGCGACCAGCACCGCGGTGCCCGAGGAGTGCTCGGCCGGGTACTTCATCCAGGCACACCCCGCGCTCAAGCGGTACCTGACGCTCGGCGCCGGGGCCTGCACCCCGTCCGGCACCAGCGGCTCCTGGAACAGCTTCACCGGCGCCTCGGCCGGCTGGCAGGAGGTCTCCTTCGATCTGTCCGCCTACGCGGGCCGGACCGTGGAGCTCTCGCTCGGCTACATCACCGACCCCGGCTCCGGCGGCCGCGGTGTCCTCGTCGACAACGCCTCCGTCGTGATCGCCGGCAGCGCGACCCAGACCGAGGGCTTCGAGACGTCGCTCGGCGCCTGGAGCACCCCCGGCCCGCCCGCGGGCAGCCCCGCGGTCGTCAAGGACTGGGCCCGCGTGGGCCGGCTCTTCCAGACGTACGGCGCGGTCACCACACACGACACCGTGCTGCTGGGCTTCGGCCTGGAGCACGTGGTCGCCCCGGCCGACCGGGCGGCCCTGATCGGCAAGGCGCTCGACGCCCTCGACGGGTGA
- the whiA gene encoding DNA-binding protein WhiA produces MAMTAAVKDEISRLPVTRTCCRKAEVSAILRFAGGLHLVSGRIVIEAELDTAMAARRLKRDILEIFGHSSELIVMAPGGLRRGSRYVVRVVAGGDQLARQTGLVDGRGRPIRGLPPQVVSGATCDAEAAWRGAFLAHGSLTEPGRSSSLEVTCPGPEAALALVGAARRLSIAAKAREVRGVDRVVVRDGDAIGALLTRLGAHESVLAWEERRMRREVRATANRLANFDDANLRRSARAAVAAGARVQRALEILGEEVPEHLAAAGRLRMEHKQASLEELGALADPPLTKDAVAGRIRRLLAMADKRAQDLGVPGTESSLTEEMADNLVG; encoded by the coding sequence ATGGCGATGACGGCAGCGGTGAAGGACGAGATCTCCCGGCTCCCCGTCACCCGTACCTGCTGCAGGAAGGCGGAGGTCTCCGCCATTCTGCGGTTCGCCGGCGGCCTCCACCTGGTCAGCGGGCGGATCGTGATCGAGGCGGAGCTGGACACCGCGATGGCGGCCCGCCGGCTCAAGCGGGACATCCTGGAGATCTTCGGCCACAGCTCCGAGCTGATCGTGATGGCACCGGGCGGACTGCGCCGCGGCTCGCGTTACGTCGTCCGGGTCGTGGCCGGCGGTGACCAGCTGGCCCGGCAGACCGGCCTGGTCGACGGGCGGGGCCGCCCGATCCGCGGTCTGCCCCCGCAGGTCGTCTCCGGCGCCACCTGTGACGCCGAGGCCGCCTGGCGCGGTGCCTTCCTGGCCCACGGCTCGCTCACCGAGCCCGGCCGCTCCTCCTCCCTGGAGGTGACCTGCCCGGGTCCCGAGGCAGCGCTCGCGCTCGTCGGTGCCGCGCGCCGGCTGTCCATCGCCGCGAAGGCCCGCGAGGTGCGCGGCGTGGACCGCGTGGTCGTCCGCGACGGCGACGCGATCGGCGCTCTGCTGACCCGGCTCGGCGCGCATGAGTCCGTGCTGGCCTGGGAGGAGCGGCGGATGCGCCGCGAGGTCCGGGCCACGGCGAACCGGCTCGCCAACTTCGACGACGCCAACCTCCGCCGCTCCGCGCGCGCGGCCGTCGCCGCCGGTGCCCGCGTCCAGCGCGCCCTGGAGATCCTCGGCGAGGAGGTCCCCGAGCACCTCGCCGCCGCCGGACGCCTGCGCATGGAGCACAAGCAGGCCTCCCTGGAGGAGCTGGGCGCGCTCGCCGACCCGCCGCTCACCAAGGACGCCGTGGCCGGCCGGATCCGCAGGCTGCTCGCGATGGCCGACAAGCGCGCCCAGGACCTCGGCGTCCCGGGCACCGAGTCCAGCCTCACCGAGGAGATGGCCGACAACCTCGTCGGCTGA